The segment TACAGAGCCTGTGCTGCAAATTAGATTTCAACCCTGTTAAATCCAGGCTCTATAGCCAGGATGCTCAGAGCCCAAACTCACTCCCATTTTTACTTATAAACATTTTCTTGGAGAAAAATAATCCACGACCTAAACCCACGGCCTGAAATGCCACTGGAATCTCAGCCTGAaatgccctggcacagccccagggccctgtgaTACCATCCcagtgcagctcccagcctcCCATCTCCCACTCCTCACCTCTGGCACGAGCCACATGCAGCACAACCATCACCTCCCACTCTGTGTCTCCCCAGGACCGTGGAGCACCTGGGCATCCTCACCGGAGCTCAGCTCTTCTCCCTCAACAGAGAGGAGCTGAAGAAGGTGTGTGGGGATGAGGGAAACAGAGTGTACAGCAAGATCACCGTGGAGAAAAACCAGCTGGAGGTAAGTGTTTTTCTGGATAATTCCTGGTGGAATGGGGGCTGTACCAGCAGTGTCAGATAGCTCATTAAGCAGGCATTTTaagaaatgcaattgaaaaaaaatgaataaaaccCAACACAACCAAACCTACACCAGCAATAAAACACACATAAAAATTCTGATATGTCTTTTAAGCAAAAGGCCCCAAATCCATAAGATCCCCCTGTTTCCACTAACTAATCTGCTTTTTACTGATATCACCTATCCCTTTGAAACTAGCTCTATTCCTACAGCATTCATTAAATACTGCAATTTAACCACAGCTTGAAGTTCCAATCCCAACTTCCTCTTTTGTTTCCATTCCAGAAAAGCAGAGGGGAGTCAGAGCTCCAAGAAATCATGAAGCGCCGCCAGGAAAGGATTGATTCTGCTAATTAAAGTCTCTCTGCTTTATTTCAGCTCTTAGCCCTAAGTAGTGCAGGAAAAAGGGAATGAAAGCAATGATTCCCGGCCCCGGccggaggcagcagagctccccTTGGGGTCCAGCTGCCATCAGAGTGACAATTCCTTGAACACTCTTGGGAAGGGTTGGCAATAAGACCATATCCCACTGGGAAAGGGGTTTTAATTTTGcatgaagtattttttttataacTATGTATTTTATACTGAAATTTTCCGTGCATGCGATCAGAGCAGGATTCACAGGGCTGGATGTACAACAAGGGCTGGATTCACACCAAGACCCCCAGAGCTTTTCTCCaagggctgtccctgctcccagccctcgctggcagagcaggctggacaCAGCTGAGGAGAGCCCAGCCTCAAGGCCTGGAGCCTGCACCACGGGAACAAGGCTCTGGAGCCCAGCACTGGGTTGGGTTTAAGGAAAGGACACTAAAGCTCATCCTGCTCCACCCCCATCATGGCAGGGACGCCTTTCCCAAGCCCAAGTTGTTCAaatcctgtccagcctggcctgggacacttccagggatggggagtgaCAACCCCTCTGGGCAGCCCAAGGCAGCCCCATTTCCATTTCCTCCTCAgtgcaggtgtcccctgcagcccgtgagcacaggctgtgacagctccctgtcccctgctgtccccctgccccctcACTGGACAAGGCTGGAATGGCAACACACATTCCCAAAGGCTGGCTGCTTCCTGAACCCCACGGAGCAGTCAGTGCTGAAATGAGCTCTCAGTGCCCAGAAAGGAGCAGGAGTGACAAACAAAGGGATCCCAATGTGGACACGGGTGATTCCACCTGCCCTCTGCTGCTGATGCCCAGgcctgggctcagggcagctgtgcAGCCCTTCCTGGGCCACTGATCCTGCTCTGGAATGTTGTGGTGCTGCCAAACCCGGCCTCAGCCAGGAGAAGATCAGCCCTGACCATTTGCTCCCGTCCCAGGCACgcccacagcccttcccagagTTGGTCACTCGTCCCCACCTTCACGTTTTCACTGGAAAAAGTCAGCTGAAAAGATTCCCAAAGAGCTGAAACCCCAAAGCACACTGGGAAGGCAGCTTTAACTCCAAATAAATGggcacaaggaaaaaaaatctaatttggCACAGGATGTTGCTCCTGACTTCCTGTTTTCCTTCATAAAGTTATGTGCATTTATATATAACAATCTGTAAATGGGGGGTGAGGAAAATCTCTCTCCCTAGAGGCAGAATTAGTGATTATGCTTCCAAAATTTACTCTCAGTTTCACAACTCAAGCAAGCAGCACAGTTCCTGTCCACAGCAAGTTTGGCACTTTGCATTTCTATCCCTGCTGAGCTGACAGACCAACCTGACTGCAAAGCAGGGAAGCAAacacagctccagagctgccacagcccaggcacagctgggttTTCTCTCAGCACGTGCTGAGTCTTTGCCCACATTTGTGTCTGTGCTTGCACATTTAAGGGAAAAAGCTTTAACACAGCATCTGGGGAACTCGTGTCCACATCTGAGAGCACCAGTGCTCCTCAGCTCtggcctcatccccagtggATAATCTGCTTGCTGCATTTGAGAGAGGACACTGCTGGCACCAGCAGAATGAGGGTGCAGGCAAGGGGGGATCCTGGGCTTggtcacagccctgctggggtcTGAGAAGGGCACTCACCTTGTCAGGGAGGGATGAAGAGGACAATCCTCCTGAGAAGCCCTGGCTCTGGGTTAGGGTGGAGAAGGGAAGCAGGATGGCAAGCACAGGAGGTGAAAAAgtttctaaaatgaaaataaaaacaaatgttgAGCTAGGAAACACACCACCTTCTAGTCCTGGGGTGGAGAGGAAGCAAATCACAGGGAATTACATTTATCTGGGATTTTAACAGGAGTGTACACGACAGCTCTGTaaagctgggagctgcaggagcacttCCCAAAACAAATATCTCAGCAGACCTTACTGCAGAGGTCACTTTTACAAATGTCCACGTGACTGAGCTGTGCATCTGTTCTGTTTGTACTGCCTGCAGACACTGCTATAAAGGACTGTACACTGATGTAACTGAGCGAAGGAGACAATGCTATAACCATGCACTGtacaagagttattaaaataGTTAAGTTATACTTATAAACCCATCTCTGTCTCTTTCACTGGGCTCTAATGATGGTTTGTCACTGACAGTCTCAGAAACGCAGCAAAATGTCTGAAACCACACATTTCCTTTTGGGTTTGGGGACTGACACTCAACAGGAAGGGTGTTATGGTCTGGATAGATGAGTTTTAAAAACAGAGGTGAAAATCACACACATCATAAGAACTAAG is part of the Passer domesticus isolate bPasDom1 chromosome 6, bPasDom1.hap1, whole genome shotgun sequence genome and harbors:
- the LOC135303589 gene encoding epidermal growth factor receptor kinase substrate 8-like protein 2, which translates into the protein MDELNDELLKKITNNKIQPPHRNFKVEKPQQVFVPLTFESSTEEVKAWLEAKSFSKETVEHLGILTGAQLFSLNREELKKVCGDEGNRVYSKITVEKNQLEKSRGESELQEIMKRRQERIDSAN